In one Arachis duranensis cultivar V14167 chromosome 9, aradu.V14167.gnm2.J7QH, whole genome shotgun sequence genomic region, the following are encoded:
- the LOC107465066 gene encoding protein COP1 SUPPRESSOR 2 — protein sequence MEEQQQQQRKKNYRKRSAPIEEDEPQQSENKNESDDERERRMALEEIKLLQKQRERKSGIPANPSLQVQTAIGSGLAAKSAEKNDGDGGDKDELVLQDTFAQETAVMVEDPNMVKYIEQELAKKRGRKIDEADQVENELKRAEDELYKIPEHLKVKRRNSEESSTQWTTGIAEVQLPIEYKLKNIEETEAAKKLLQEKRLMGRTKSEFSIPSSYSADYFQRGRDYAEKLRREHPELYKDRTTQVDSSGSKQNDSGNEAAGAGQRQAATDEFMLERFRKRERHRVMRR from the exons ATGGAGgaacagcagcagcagcagcgaAAGAAGAACTATCGAAAGAGGAGTGCTCCAATCGAAGAAGACGAACCCCAACAATCCGAAAACAAAAATGAATCCGACGATGAACGAGAAAGAAG AATGGCGCTGGAAGAGATTAAGCTCCTCCAGAAGCAGAGAGAAAGAAAATCTGGAATTCCCGCAAACCCTAGTTTGCAGGTGCAGACCGCAATTGGAAGCGGTCTAGCTGCGAAATCTGCCGAAAAGAATGACGGAGATGGCGGCGACAAGGACGAGCTTGTTCTTCAGGATACCTTTGCTCAAGAGACTGCTGTTATGGTTGAAGATCCTAATAT ggtaaagtatattgAGCAAGAATTAGCAAAGAAGAGGGGAAGGAAAATTGATGAAGCTGATCAAGTTGAGAATGAGTTGAAACGTGCAGAAGATGAACTGTACAAAATCCCTGAGCATTTGAAA GTTAAAAGGCGAAATTCAGAAGAAAGTTCTACTCAGTGGACTACTGGTATTGCTGAGGTTCAGCTTCCAATCGA atataagttaaaaaatattgaagaaaCAGAGGCTGCCAAAAAGCTTTTGCAGGAGAAAAGGCTCATGGGTCGGACAAAATCAGAATTCAGCATTCCCTCAAGCTACAGTGCTGATTATTTCCAGCGCGGCAGGGACTATGCTGAAAAACTCAGAAGAG AACACCCAGAGCTGTACAAAGATAGAACTACACAGGTTGATAGTTCTGGGTCCAAACAAAATGATTCGGGCAATGAAGCTGCAGGAGCAGGACAGAGACAAGCTGCAACAGATGAATTCATGCTAGAGCGCTTCAGGAAACGAGAACGCCATCGTGTAATGCGGAGATAA